A stretch of DNA from Campylobacter concisus:
GCATGACCTTGTGAGCCAAAGCCGATGATTGCTACTTTTTTACTTTGAATAAGGCTTAAATCGCAGTCTTTATCATAATAAACATTTATAGCCATTGTTACTCCTATTATTAAAATTTGGCAAAATTATAACTTTAGCCAGCAAAAATTCGGCTGAAATATATGGAAACTCTTTTTAAGTTTTATGATAATTTATTTTGATAAAATACGCTGAAATTTCAAAAAAAGAGATAACTCAATGAATGAATCAGTTTTTAAAAAAATCAAAGCACTTCCACCATTAGATGACACAGTTATACAAATTCAGCGCTTACATGCGGACGAAAATAGCTCAATAAGCGATCTTACAAAAGTGGTCGAAAAGGATCCGATGCTAACAGCAAATATCTTGCGTTCAGCAAACTCTCCACTTTATGGGTTTTCTCAAGAGATCACAACCATCGCAAGAGCTATTTCTCTTTTTGGTATGGCTACTATTCGAGGTTTTGCACTTTCAAGTACGATTAAAAAGAGCTTTTCTATAAATTTAGAGCCTTATGGCATTACTACACAAGATTTTTTAAATATCTCGATAATACAAAATGCACTGATGTACAATTGGCATTCTAAAGTTAATCCTAAAAGTCTAGAAATTCTCTCTCCAGCTTCATTTATGCTTGAGATTGGCAAGATAGTTCTCGCTCATGAATTAGCTGAAAATAAGCAAGACATCGAATTTAGAGAAAAACTTAAAAATATATCTAGCCCAATCGATCTTGCCCTATTTGAAACAGAAATTTTAGATATGTCAAATGAAGAAGTTACAGCTAAAATTTTTGAACAATGGAACCTTGAGACAGAGCTTAGCAGCTCAATACTCTATTCAAATAATCCAGAAGAGGCACCAGATCATATAAAAGACTATGCAAAAGCCCTAAAAGTGATAAAAACGGCTGTAAATATCTTTAATCAACTTGATGATATAAGCATACAAAATACTCTACCTCTTCTTGACGAATACGGCTTTGGACATGATACGTTTTTAATGGCTGTCGCTAAAGTCAAAGATAATTTGTGAAAGAATTTCTAACCTCACTACTAGTTGGCATCAAGGAAAAAGAAGTTTCAAACGAAGATAAAGAGATTTTACGAAATCTCTTAAATCTTGGTGCCGTAAGCTCCTATAAAGATAAATTTTATCTAAATAACGGCTACGTCTGTGGCAAGCTAGACATCAGCCAAAACGCAACTGGCTTTATCATGCCATTTGACAAGCGCTTCAAGCAAGACATCATCGTAGAAAATAAAAATTTAAACAACTCTCACCTTGGCGACATTGTGTTAGCAAAGCTTTTGCCACTTAAGAAAAAACGCCAAAGTGCTAAAATAGTAATGAGCCTAAAGCTTGCAAATGAGACAAGTGTGGTCTATACAAAACGCTTTGGAGCGGCCATTTTAGGTGTAAATTTAAAAACTGGACTAAGCACGACCTTAAAAGCGACGCAAAAAAGCCTAAAGATGCTCGCACTTGGGACGCTACTTAAGGTAAACAACCTAAATAACGAAATAGTCGAGGTTTTAGGAAATTTAGAAGATCCACTAAGCGATGAGAAAATTTCGCTTGCCATTTATAATAAAAACGATAAATTTAGCGAGGCTTGTGAGCTTGAGGCAAAGGCTTTTGGCGACGAAGTCGATGCTAGCATGTATCCAAACAGGGTTGATCTAAGAAATTTAGAGTTTTGTACGATCGATCCAGTCGATGCTAAAGACTTTGACGATGCCATATATTTCGATGAGAAAAAGCGAGAAATTTACGTCGCAATCGCTGATGTGAGCGAGTATGTGACCGCATATAGCGCCATTGATAGTGAAGCTAAAAAAAGAGGCTTTTCTATATACTTTCCGCACATCTCAGTGCCGATGTTGCCGCGCGCGCTTAGTGAAAATATTTGCTCGCTAAAGCCAAATGTACCGCGCCTTGCATTTTGTTTTAAAATTTCACTTGATGCGAATAATGAGGTAAAAAAAGAGGAGCTTTTTGAGACGATCATCCTTTCAAAAAGGCGCTTTAACTACGACGAGATCGATGAAATTTTAGAAGGCAAAAGAGAGTGTGAAATTTCATGGATCAAGCCACTTTTTAAACTCACCACAAAGCTTCGCAAAAAAAGGCTTTTGCACGCATTTGACTTTAGGACAAAAGAGCTTAGAATGAGCCTTGATGAAGAGGGTCAAATTTTACAAACTAGGTTTGAGAGTGACTCCGACTCCCATAGACTTGTTGAGGACTGCATGCTTTTAGCAAACAAAGCTGCTGCAAAGCTCATCACAAAGGGCGTTTTTAGAAACCACGCTTCGCCTGATTTTAAAAAGATAGACACATTGCTTGAAGACTTGCAACTTCTGGGACTTGACTTTACCTATGAGAGCGACCTTGCAAATTTGATAAGAAAGATACAGCTAAAAGCCGATGAACTTGGCAACCGCGAAGAGATAGATAAGCTCATCATCAAGTCTCAAAAAAAAGCTGAGTACTCAAGTGAAAATTTAGGCCACTTTGGGCTTGGATTTGACAGATATACGCACTTTACAAGTCCTATTAGACGCTATTCCGACCTTATTTTACATAGGCTTTTAAAGGCTAAAATTTCAAAAGATGACAAGCTTTACAACTTTTTGCTTTTAAACATCCAAAGCACCTGCGCAAATTTAAGCGAGCTTGAAAGAGAGGCCGACAAGGTAGCCTACGACTTTATGGATAGAAAATTTGCACGCTGGGCAGCCGCAAACATCGGCAAAGAGGTGCGCTGCTATGTGAGCGAAAACCAAAATGTCTTAGTTGCTAAGCTTGATGATTATTTTGTCGGAGCTAGGATTTTTATAACAGGATACAGCGCAAATTTACTTCAAAAGCTTGTCGTAAAGATCACAGAGGCCGACATCGCAAGTGCTAAAATTTTTGCAAAAGTGGTAAGAAAGATCGATGTATAGAAAAGATTTGGAGCTAAATTTAGCAAATGCAAATTTAAGCAACTACTTCTTGCTTTTTGGAGCAGATGAGTTTCAGATCGAACTTTTTGGTAAGGAAATTTTGAGCTTTTACTCAAGCGAAGATGCAAATTTATTAAGCCTTTATTTTGACGAGTACAACTACGCGCAAGCAAACTCTCACCTAGGCGAGCAGTCACTTTTTGGCGGCAAAAATATCCTCTATGTAAAAAGCGACAAAAAGATCCCAGCAAAAGAGCTAAAGGAGCTCATCTTGCTTTGCTCAAAAAGTCAAGACAACTACTTTTTGTTTGAGCTTTATGAGGCCGATATGAAACTAGTTTTTGATACACAAAAGGCTTTTGGGACAAATTTTGCGAGATTTTTTAAGCCATCAACTCCAGATGAAGCGATAAATTTACTAGCCAAAAACTCAGCCAAAATAGGCCTAAACATAACTAAAAATGCACTTTATGAGCTTTATTTTACGCATAATGAAAATTTATACCTTGCAGCAAGTGAGCTAACAAAGTTAAAGAACCTAAACACACACATCGAACAAGATGATGTAAAAAGGCTGGTTTTTGGACTTGGTGGGATAAATTTTGATGACTTTTTCAATAAATTTATGGCTCTAAAAGATATAAAAAACGACTTTTTTACCTATCTAGAAGATCCAAATTTTAATGAAATTTTACTTCTAAACTCGCTTTACAAAGCATTTTTTAGGCTATTTAAAATTTACTCTTATATAAAGATAAATGGTCGCTTAAATTTAGATGAGGCGATTGGTTATCAACCGCCTGTAAATGTTGCAAATTTATTAAAAACAAATAGCTTAAAACTAAATTTAAACGCCTACTT
This window harbors:
- a CDS encoding HDOD domain-containing protein — protein: MNESVFKKIKALPPLDDTVIQIQRLHADENSSISDLTKVVEKDPMLTANILRSANSPLYGFSQEITTIARAISLFGMATIRGFALSSTIKKSFSINLEPYGITTQDFLNISIIQNALMYNWHSKVNPKSLEILSPASFMLEIGKIVLAHELAENKQDIEFREKLKNISSPIDLALFETEILDMSNEEVTAKIFEQWNLETELSSSILYSNNPEEAPDHIKDYAKALKVIKTAVNIFNQLDDISIQNTLPLLDEYGFGHDTFLMAVAKVKDNL
- a CDS encoding RNB domain-containing ribonuclease translates to MKEFLTSLLVGIKEKEVSNEDKEILRNLLNLGAVSSYKDKFYLNNGYVCGKLDISQNATGFIMPFDKRFKQDIIVENKNLNNSHLGDIVLAKLLPLKKKRQSAKIVMSLKLANETSVVYTKRFGAAILGVNLKTGLSTTLKATQKSLKMLALGTLLKVNNLNNEIVEVLGNLEDPLSDEKISLAIYNKNDKFSEACELEAKAFGDEVDASMYPNRVDLRNLEFCTIDPVDAKDFDDAIYFDEKKREIYVAIADVSEYVTAYSAIDSEAKKRGFSIYFPHISVPMLPRALSENICSLKPNVPRLAFCFKISLDANNEVKKEELFETIILSKRRFNYDEIDEILEGKRECEISWIKPLFKLTTKLRKKRLLHAFDFRTKELRMSLDEEGQILQTRFESDSDSHRLVEDCMLLANKAAAKLITKGVFRNHASPDFKKIDTLLEDLQLLGLDFTYESDLANLIRKIQLKADELGNREEIDKLIIKSQKKAEYSSENLGHFGLGFDRYTHFTSPIRRYSDLILHRLLKAKISKDDKLYNFLLLNIQSTCANLSELEREADKVAYDFMDRKFARWAAANIGKEVRCYVSENQNVLVAKLDDYFVGARIFITGYSANLLQKLVVKITEADIASAKIFAKVVRKIDV
- a CDS encoding DNA polymerase III subunit delta, producing the protein MYRKDLELNLANANLSNYFLLFGADEFQIELFGKEILSFYSSEDANLLSLYFDEYNYAQANSHLGEQSLFGGKNILYVKSDKKIPAKELKELILLCSKSQDNYFLFELYEADMKLVFDTQKAFGTNFARFFKPSTPDEAINLLAKNSAKIGLNITKNALYELYFTHNENLYLAASELTKLKNLNTHIEQDDVKRLVFGLGGINFDDFFNKFMALKDIKNDFFTYLEDPNFNEILLLNSLYKAFFRLFKIYSYIKINGRLNLDEAIGYQPPVNVANLLKTNSLKLNLNAYLEIFKTLNLAELELKTNTKMDKEIFVLSTILNLQYLISTANIK